One Synechococcus sp. JA-2-3B'a(2-13) genomic window carries:
- a CDS encoding YggT family protein translates to MMLSHLLSPLAWVDGLSLGLVYGTAASLLFRSLYQFIVIYNALLIVRILLSWFPQLNWSNPILSVLSQLTDPYLNLFRGIIPPIGGLDFSPWLAFILLSFAMQVVGQFA, encoded by the coding sequence ATGATGCTCAGTCACTTGTTGTCTCCTCTCGCTTGGGTGGACGGCCTCTCCCTGGGGTTGGTCTACGGCACTGCCGCGTCTTTGCTGTTCCGCTCCCTTTACCAGTTCATTGTCATTTACAATGCTCTGCTGATCGTGCGGATTTTGCTGAGCTGGTTCCCGCAACTGAACTGGTCTAACCCCATCCTGTCGGTGCTCAGCCAACTCACCGATCCCTATCTCAACCTGTTCCGCGGCATCATTCCCCCCATTGGTGGCTTGGACTTTTCCCCCTGGTTGGCCTTCATTTTGCTCAGCTTTGCCATGCAGGTGGTGGGCCAGTTTGCCTAG